The proteins below are encoded in one region of Pseudoduganella armeniaca:
- a CDS encoding response regulator, which yields MPTSDHILIVDDDREIRELLAAYLRKNGFTVSLAADGRQLRALLEDTPVDLIVLDLMLPGEDGLSLCRSLRAGRHQALPILMLTARDEEADRILGLEMGADDYLTKPFAARELMARIHAVLRRTRMLPPNLQVTESVPLLRFGDWRLDTTARHLLDADGTMVALSGAEYRLLRVLLDHPQRVLNRDQLLNLTQGRGVEIFDRSIDLLVSRLRQRLRDGAREARYIKTVRNEGYVFCATVEPAS from the coding sequence ATGCCCACTTCCGACCATATCCTGATCGTCGACGACGACCGCGAGATCCGCGAGCTGCTGGCGGCCTACCTGCGCAAGAACGGCTTCACGGTGTCGCTGGCCGCCGACGGCCGCCAGCTGCGCGCGCTGCTGGAAGACACGCCGGTCGACCTGATCGTGCTGGACCTGATGCTGCCGGGCGAGGATGGCCTGAGCCTGTGCCGCAGCCTGCGGGCCGGCCGCCACCAGGCGCTGCCGATCCTGATGCTGACGGCGCGCGACGAGGAGGCCGACCGCATCCTCGGCCTGGAAATGGGCGCGGACGATTACCTGACCAAGCCGTTCGCGGCGCGCGAACTGATGGCGCGCATCCACGCGGTGCTGCGGCGCACGCGCATGCTGCCGCCCAACCTGCAGGTCACGGAAAGCGTGCCGCTGCTGCGCTTCGGCGACTGGCGCCTGGACACGACGGCGCGCCACCTGCTCGACGCGGACGGCACGATGGTGGCGTTGAGCGGCGCCGAATACCGCCTGCTGCGCGTGCTGCTGGATCACCCGCAGCGGGTGCTGAACCGCGACCAGCTGCTCAACCTCACGCAGGGCCGCGGCGTGGAGATCTTCGACCGCTCGATCGACCTGCTGGTCAGCCGTCTGCGCCAGCGCCTGCGCGACGGCGCGCGCGAGGCACGCTACATCAAGACGGTGCGCAACGAAGGCTACGTGTTCTGTGCGACCGTCGAGCCGGCGTCATGA
- a CDS encoding DUF2147 domain-containing protein, whose product MPLSIRLLAGALALAALPLHAAALPEQGRWITASGNLEVELAPCGDAWCGTVTKVLGNRSMSRPGQPLQAADSRPVLGMRLLTDLRPGADGKWQGRLYNRENGQTYDCELQLLAPDQLQVRPQGVAAMAGAQLWRRAAGETP is encoded by the coding sequence ATGCCACTGTCCATCCGTTTGCTCGCCGGCGCGCTTGCGCTGGCCGCCCTGCCGCTGCACGCGGCCGCCTTGCCCGAACAAGGCCGCTGGATCACCGCCAGCGGCAACCTCGAAGTCGAACTGGCACCGTGCGGCGACGCCTGGTGCGGCACCGTCACCAAGGTGCTGGGCAACCGCTCGATGAGCCGACCCGGCCAGCCGCTGCAGGCCGCCGACAGCCGGCCTGTCCTCGGCATGCGGCTGCTGACGGACCTGCGGCCCGGCGCCGACGGCAAGTGGCAGGGCCGCCTCTACAACCGCGAGAACGGCCAGACCTACGACTGCGAGCTGCAACTCCTCGCGCCGGACCAGCTGCAGGTGCGCCCGCAAGGCGTGGCGGCCATGGCCGGCGCGCAGCTGTGGCGCCGCGCGGCGGGGGAAACGCCATGA